The Arachis hypogaea cultivar Tifrunner chromosome 16, arahy.Tifrunner.gnm2.J5K5, whole genome shotgun sequence genome contains a region encoding:
- the LOC112758255 gene encoding uncharacterized protein: protein MMDEEEAAKRMEEGLRNNSPMDKRQEEVVKNDINDSTTEHGKERIIMEVIGVKQKTKRVATLDAFRGLTIVLMILVDDAGGAYPRIDHSPWDGCTLADFVMPFFLFIVGVAIALALKRIPKIRYAVKKILLRTLKLLFWGILLQGGYSHAPDDLVYGVNIKFIRWCGILQRIALIYCIVALIETFTTKLRPTTFTPGHLSIFTAYKWQWFGGLVAFLIYMITTYTLYVSDWSFVDHIDDDKPLKRYTVICGMRGHLGPACNAVGYVDRHVWGVNHLYSQPVWRRLKACTLSSPDTGPFRQDAPSWCHAPFEPEGLLSSISAIMSGTIGIHYGHVLINFKGHRERLKQWVSMGFVLLIIAIILHFTNAIPINKQLYSFSYVCFTAGAAGIVFSGLYIVIDIWGIRTPFLFLEWIGMNAMLVFVMAAQGIFAAFVNGWYYEDPHNSLVHWIKKHVFVNVWHSEKVGTILYVFFAEITFWAVVAGILHKFKIYWKL, encoded by the exons ATGAtggatgaagaagaagcagcaaagaGAATGGAAGAAGGACTCAGAAATAATTCACCAATGGATAAGAGGCAGGAAGAGGTAGTTAAGAACGATATTAATGATTCTACAACTGAGCATGGCAAAGAGAGAATAATAATGGAAGTAATTGGTGTTAAGCAGAAGACAAAGCGGGTTGCAACACTTGATGCCTTTAGGGGTCTCACCATAGTG TTGATGATACTGGTAGACGATGCTGGTGGAGCTTATCCTCGGATTGATCACTCTCCATGGGATGGATGTACTTTGGCGGATTTCGTTAtgcctttttttcttttcattgttgGGGTTGCCATTGCCCTTGCACTCAAA AGAATCCCCAAGATAAGGTATGCAGTAAAGAAGATACTCCTTAGGACATTGAAGCTTCTTTTCTGGGGCATACTTTTGCAAG GTGGATACTCTCATGCGCCCGACGACCTTGTATACGGAGTAAACATAAAATTTATCAGATGGTGTGGCATTCTTCAG AGAATAGCTCTTATATACTGTATTGTCGCTTTAATAGAAACCTTCACCACGAAGCTTAGACCCACTACCTTCACTCCTGGACATCTATCCATTTTTACTGCCTACAAATGGCAATG GTTTGGTGGCTTGGTGGCATTCCTTATATACATGATTACAACCTACACACTCTACGTTTCAGATTGGAGTTTCGTGGATcatattgatgatgacaaaccACTCAAGAGATATACA GTGATATGTGGAATGAGAGGACACCTAGGTCCTGCATGTAACGCTGTTGGCTATGTTGATAGACATGTTTGGGGGGTCAACCATCTCTACTCTCAACCTGTTTGGAGACGCTTGAAG GCATGCACACTGAGTTCTCCAGACACAGGTCCATTTCGCCAAGATGCTCCAAGTTGGTGTCACGCTCCATTTGAGCCCGAGGGTTTATTgag TTCCATATCTGCTATCATGTCTGGCACCATTGGTATCCATTATGGACACGTCTTGATCAACTTCAAG GGTCATCGGGAGAGGCTTAAGCAATGGGTCTCAATGGGCTTTGTTTTACTCATTATAGCCATCATCCTTCACTTCACTAATG CTATTCCAATTAACAAGCAACTGTACAGCTTCAGCTATGTTTGTTTCACAGCTGGTGCTGCTGGAATTGTTTTCTCTGGGCTCTACATAGTG ATCGACATTTGGGGAATTCGTACTCCATTCTTGTTCTTGGAGTGGATAGGAATGAATGCAATGCTTGTGTTTGTGATGGCAGCCCAGGGAATATTTGCGGCATTTGTAAATGGCTGGTATTACGAGGACCCACATAACTCGCTT GTGCACTGGATTAAGAAGCATGTATTTGTGAATGTTTGGCACTCAGAGAAGGTGGGTACTATCTTATATGTCTTCTTTGCTGAAATCACCTTTTGGGCTGTTGTTGCTGGCATCTTGcacaaattcaaaatatattggaAACTCTAA